The following coding sequences are from one Lycium ferocissimum isolate CSIRO_LF1 chromosome 3, AGI_CSIRO_Lferr_CH_V1, whole genome shotgun sequence window:
- the LOC132050475 gene encoding ran-binding protein 1 homolog a-like produces MASTEPTHEHREKEDVEEATGADDEDTGAEVAPIVQLEQVAVSTGEENENPIIDLKAKLYRFDKDGNQWKERGAGTVKLLKHKETGKVRLVMRQSKTLKICANHLVLPTMTVQEHAGNEKSCVWHAPDFADGELKDELFCIRFASIENCKSFMETFQEVAESQKKQETEDGSTAAGLLEKLTVEDKKSEEKSEDKTREGDVKEEKAEDKTKEGDGKEEKAEDKDAEKKDESASA; encoded by the exons ATGGCAAGCACTGAGCCTACACACGAACACAGGGAAAAGGAGGACGTAGAAGAAGCTACCGGAGCAGATGACGAAGATACAGGAGCTGAGGTGGCTCCAATTGTTCAACTCGAACAAGTTGCTGTATCTACAGGCGAAGAAAACGAAAATCCCATCATTGATTT GAAAGCCAAGCTTTATAGGTTTGATAAAGATGGGAATCAGTGGAAAGAGAGAGGTGCTGGAACTGTGAAGCTATTGAAGCATAAGGAAACCGGCAAAGTTCGCCTTGTTATGCGCCAATCCAAGACCCTTAAGATCTGCGCCAACCACCTTG TTCTCCCAACGATGACGGTTCAGGAACATGCTGGAAATGAGAAGTCTTGCGTGTGGCATGCACCCGATTTTGCTGATGGTGAACTGAAAGATGAGCTTTTTTGCATCAGATTTGCATCTATTGAGA ATTGCAAATCCTTCATGGAGACGTTTCAAGAGGTTGCTGAATCACAAAAGAAACAGGAAACTGAAGATGGATCTACCGCTGCCGGATTGCTTGAGAAGTTAACTGTTGAAGATAAAAAGTCAGAAGAGAAAAGCGAGGATAAAACCAGGGAAGGGGATGTTAAGGAGGAGAAAGCTGAAGACAAAACCAAGGAAGGGGATGGTAAGGAGGAGAAAGCCGAAGACAAGGATGCAGAGAAAAAGGATGAAAGTGCTTCAGCTTGA